In Halosegnis marinus, one genomic interval encodes:
- a CDS encoding BtpA/SgcQ family protein, translated as MDTSEVFGAARPVVGMVHLPALPGAPRYDREGGRDRLHAAARRDAERLAEGGVDAVMVENFGDAPFYPDDVPKHVVAELTTLARTVKEASGLPVGVNVLRNDGGAAVGAAAAAGADFVRVNVHVGARVTDQGIVEGKAHETARLRERIDADVRLLADVDVKHSAPLASESFEAESLAESAERGLADGVVVSGARTGRATPLDTVEDAVERRDALELDTPVFVGSGVTADTVGDLLRVADGVVVGTALKEGGGTTNPVSVGRVEELVAAADRVR; from the coding sequence ATGGACACGAGCGAGGTCTTCGGCGCGGCCCGGCCCGTCGTCGGGATGGTCCACCTCCCGGCGCTGCCGGGCGCGCCCCGGTACGACCGCGAGGGGGGCCGCGACCGCCTCCACGCGGCCGCGCGGCGCGACGCCGAACGGCTGGCCGAGGGCGGCGTCGACGCGGTGATGGTCGAGAACTTCGGGGACGCGCCCTTCTACCCCGACGACGTGCCGAAACACGTCGTCGCGGAACTGACGACGCTGGCCCGGACGGTGAAGGAGGCGAGCGGCCTCCCGGTCGGCGTGAACGTCCTCCGGAACGACGGGGGGGCGGCGGTCGGCGCGGCGGCGGCCGCCGGGGCCGACTTCGTCCGCGTGAACGTCCACGTCGGCGCGCGCGTCACCGACCAGGGTATCGTCGAGGGGAAGGCTCACGAGACGGCCCGCCTGCGCGAGCGCATCGACGCGGACGTGCGCCTGCTCGCGGACGTGGACGTGAAACACTCCGCGCCGCTGGCGAGCGAGTCCTTCGAGGCGGAGTCGCTCGCGGAGTCCGCCGAGCGCGGCCTCGCGGACGGGGTCGTCGTCTCCGGCGCGCGCACCGGGCGGGCCACCCCGCTCGACACCGTGGAGGACGCCGTCGAGCGCCGCGACGCGCTCGAACTCGACACTCCCGTCTTCGTCGGCAGCGGCGTCACCGCCGACACCGTGGGCGACCTCCTGCGGGTCGCGGACGGCGTCGTCGTCGGCACGGCGCTGAAGGAGGGGGGCGGGACGACCAATCCGGTCTCGGTGGGCCGGGTCGAGGAACTCGTCGCCGCGGCCGACCGGGTGCGCTAG
- a CDS encoding MBL fold metallo-hydrolase gives MDALSPEALADRIDRGERVTLLDTRNRTETDEWRIDGPTVDRVEVPYMKFVAARARSTSDPADLLPDDLAEPVVVVCARGEASDEVAAMLRESGVDAVNLAEGMHGWARVYRATELDAGKATVVQYRRPSSGCLAYLVVAGDEALVVDPLRAFADRYAADARDRGADLVAAVDTHVHADHVSGLRDVAATRYMSERAVARGVTYEVETLADGDAIGLGDTEIAVLATPGHTTGMVSLRVGDVLLCGDTLFVDGVPRPDLESGDDAAEHARDLHRTLTERLAPLPDDTVVAPGHYGEGAERAPDGTYTAPLGDLRERLWPFGTDRESFVARVLEGLGPRPANDERIVAVNLGREAAADDEAFELELGPNNCAASAD, from the coding sequence ATGGACGCCCTCTCGCCCGAGGCGCTCGCCGACCGCATCGACCGCGGCGAGCGCGTCACCCTGCTCGACACCCGGAACCGCACGGAGACGGACGAGTGGCGCATCGACGGGCCGACCGTCGACCGCGTCGAGGTGCCGTACATGAAGTTCGTCGCCGCGCGAGCGCGCTCCACGAGCGACCCTGCCGACCTGCTCCCCGACGACCTCGCCGAACCGGTCGTCGTGGTGTGCGCCCGGGGCGAGGCGAGCGACGAGGTGGCCGCGATGCTCCGCGAGTCGGGCGTCGACGCCGTCAACCTCGCCGAGGGAATGCACGGGTGGGCGCGCGTCTACCGCGCGACCGAACTCGACGCCGGGAAGGCGACCGTCGTCCAGTATCGCCGCCCCTCCTCGGGATGTCTCGCCTACCTCGTCGTCGCGGGCGACGAGGCGCTGGTGGTCGACCCGCTTCGCGCGTTCGCGGACCGCTACGCGGCGGACGCCCGCGACCGCGGGGCCGACCTCGTGGCGGCCGTCGATACCCACGTCCACGCCGACCACGTCAGCGGCCTGCGCGACGTGGCGGCGACCCGGTACATGTCCGAACGCGCCGTCGCGCGCGGCGTGACCTACGAGGTCGAAACGCTCGCCGACGGGGACGCTATCGGGCTCGGCGACACCGAGATAGCCGTGCTCGCCACGCCCGGTCACACCACGGGGATGGTGTCGCTCCGCGTCGGCGACGTGCTGTTGTGCGGCGACACGCTGTTCGTGGACGGCGTGCCCAGACCGGACCTCGAATCCGGGGACGACGCGGCCGAACACGCCCGCGACCTCCACCGCACCCTGACCGAGCGGCTCGCCCCGCTCCCCGACGACACGGTCGTCGCGCCCGGCCACTACGGCGAGGGGGCAGAGCGCGCCCCCGACGGCACCTACACCGCCCCGCTCGGCGACCTCCGGGAACGGCTGTGGCCCTTCGGGACCGACCGCGAGTCGTTCGTCGCGCGCGTGCTGGAGGGACTGGGCCCGCGCCCCGCCAACGACGAGCGCATCGTCGCCGTGAACCTCGGGCGGGAGGCGGCGGCCGACGACGAGGCGTTCGAACTCGAACTCGGCCCGAACAACTGCGCCGCGAGCGCCGACTGA
- a CDS encoding lysylphosphatidylglycerol synthase transmembrane domain-containing protein: MASSLPLDRGTLAKTLAGFLVAAVVLALFVLGVGLDQVTRALAEADPRWLAVGCLSTAACLALWGKAWQVVLRVAGIDVAYRRLVVTYFAATFANYVTPLGQAGGEPFIAYVLSRDTDATYEESLASVVTADLLNLLPFFSFSAVGLSVLLLQSSLPAAAKGLAQGLLAMALGVPALVVVGWRFRERVRGGLLRLAEPVAGLTDRLSVEGIAARIDGLYEAFGRIAQDRVALVEAVAFAYLGWVFFALPLYFAGQTLGFASITPLLVLFVVPASTLAGLTPSPGGLGGVEAALVALLVALTGLTLAQGLAAALVYRVMSYWFALALGGLAALAVVARS; this comes from the coding sequence GTGGCCTCCTCGCTCCCCCTCGACCGCGGGACGCTCGCCAAGACGCTCGCGGGCTTTCTGGTCGCCGCCGTCGTGCTCGCGCTGTTCGTCCTCGGGGTCGGCCTCGACCAGGTGACGCGGGCGCTCGCCGAGGCGGACCCCCGCTGGCTCGCGGTCGGCTGTCTCTCGACGGCCGCCTGTCTCGCGCTGTGGGGGAAGGCCTGGCAGGTCGTCCTCCGGGTCGCGGGCATCGACGTGGCGTACCGGCGGCTCGTCGTCACGTACTTCGCCGCGACGTTCGCCAACTACGTCACCCCGCTCGGGCAGGCCGGCGGCGAGCCGTTCATCGCGTACGTCCTCTCGCGGGACACCGACGCCACCTACGAGGAGTCGCTGGCCTCCGTCGTCACCGCCGACCTGCTGAACCTACTCCCCTTCTTCTCCTTCTCGGCGGTCGGCCTCTCCGTGCTCCTGCTCCAGTCGTCGCTCCCCGCCGCGGCGAAGGGGCTGGCACAGGGCCTGCTCGCGATGGCGCTCGGCGTCCCCGCGCTCGTCGTCGTCGGCTGGCGGTTCCGCGAGCGCGTCCGCGGCGGCCTGCTCCGGCTGGCGGAGCCGGTCGCCGGCCTCACCGACCGGCTCTCCGTCGAGGGGATCGCGGCGCGCATCGACGGCCTGTACGAGGCGTTCGGCCGCATCGCGCAGGACCGCGTCGCGCTCGTGGAGGCCGTCGCGTTCGCCTACCTCGGGTGGGTGTTCTTCGCGCTCCCGCTGTACTTCGCCGGGCAGACGCTCGGCTTCGCGTCCATCACTCCCCTGCTCGTGCTGTTCGTCGTCCCGGCCTCGACGCTCGCGGGGCTGACGCCCTCGCCCGGCGGCCTCGGCGGCGTGGAGGCGGCGCTCGTCGCCCTGCTCGTCGCGCTCACCGGACTGACGCTCGCGCAGGGGCTGGCGGCCGCGCTCGTCTACCGCGTGATGAGCTACTGGTTCGCGCTCGCGCTCGGCGGCCTCGCCGCGCTCGCGGTCGTCGCGCGGTCGTGA
- a CDS encoding SDR family oxidoreductase, translated as MSQSLNGKTAVVTGASSGIGAATAAAFARNGADVVVAARREERLESLAADLESAHDATVEVVPTDVTDEAAVESLIEAAVEAFDGIDVLVNNAGLAAGSDIAEMSTDSYRTMMSVNCDGMFYATRAAIPHLRESEGTLVFMGSFAGQYPRPFNPVYAATKWWTRGFAKSVSAQVGDDFGVTVVNPAAVRTEFAVEGEGEFSSEPFEEQFAPGEAVEPEEVADAVVFAAKQSPSMVSELDIYDRDKLTLLDG; from the coding sequence ATGAGCCAGTCGCTGAACGGCAAGACGGCGGTCGTGACGGGAGCGAGTTCGGGCATCGGGGCGGCGACGGCCGCGGCGTTCGCGCGCAACGGCGCGGACGTGGTGGTCGCGGCCCGGCGCGAGGAGCGCCTCGAATCGCTCGCGGCGGACCTCGAATCGGCCCACGACGCGACCGTCGAGGTCGTCCCGACGGACGTGACCGACGAGGCCGCGGTGGAGTCGCTGATAGAGGCCGCCGTCGAGGCGTTCGACGGCATCGACGTGCTCGTCAACAACGCCGGCCTCGCGGCGGGGTCGGACATCGCGGAGATGAGCACGGACTCGTACCGGACGATGATGTCCGTCAACTGCGACGGGATGTTCTACGCGACGCGCGCGGCCATCCCGCACCTGCGCGAGTCGGAAGGGACGCTCGTCTTCATGGGGAGCTTCGCGGGGCAGTACCCCCGGCCGTTCAATCCGGTGTACGCCGCGACGAAGTGGTGGACGCGCGGCTTCGCGAAGTCCGTCTCCGCGCAGGTGGGCGACGACTTCGGCGTGACGGTCGTCAACCCCGCGGCGGTCCGCACGGAGTTCGCCGTCGAGGGCGAGGGGGAGTTCTCCTCCGAGCCGTTCGAGGAGCAGTTCGCGCCCGGCGAGGCCGTCGAGCCCGAGGAGGTCGCGGACGCCGTCGTCTTCGCGGCGAAGCAGTCCCCGTCGATGGTGAGCGAACTCGACATCTACGACCGGGACAAGCTGACGCTGCTCGATGGCTGA
- the serB gene encoding phosphoserine phosphatase SerB, protein MLVAFDFDGTLSDSEMTVLLGERRGVADEMAAITERAMNDEIEYATSLRERAALLDGLPESEAAAAFDEVVLRDGAAEVIDALRAAGHTVAVLTGGFERGVEAALARAGTTVDVVVANRLPVADGELTGEVEGPLIEGTKDDELARLSTEYGVPVADTVAVGDGANDLPMLEAAGLAVGFAPKPAVAPACDETVTTMPDLLALFETHGLV, encoded by the coding sequence ATGCTCGTAGCCTTCGACTTCGACGGGACGCTCTCGGACTCCGAGATGACCGTGCTCCTCGGGGAGCGCCGCGGCGTCGCCGACGAGATGGCGGCCATCACGGAGCGCGCGATGAACGACGAGATAGAGTACGCCACGTCGCTGCGCGAGCGCGCCGCGCTCCTCGACGGCCTCCCCGAGAGCGAGGCCGCCGCGGCGTTCGACGAGGTGGTGCTGCGCGACGGCGCGGCCGAGGTCATCGACGCGCTCCGGGCCGCCGGCCACACCGTCGCCGTCCTCACTGGCGGGTTCGAGCGCGGCGTGGAAGCGGCGCTCGCCCGCGCGGGAACCACCGTCGACGTCGTCGTCGCCAACCGCCTCCCCGTCGCGGACGGCGAACTCACCGGCGAGGTCGAGGGGCCGCTCATCGAGGGGACGAAGGACGACGAACTCGCGCGCCTCTCCACGGAGTACGGCGTCCCGGTGGCCGACACGGTCGCGGTCGGCGACGGCGCGAACGACCTCCCGATGCTGGAGGCGGCGGGCCTCGCGGTCGGCTTCGCGCCCAAGCCCGCTGTCGCGCCGGCCTGCGACGAGACGGTGACGACGATGCCCGACCTGCTCGCGCTGTTCGAGACACACGGGCTGGTCTGA
- a CDS encoding carbohydrate kinase family protein, with translation MADAPELVTVGGAMVDRYYTLSNLPEPDGGSYVRERRDGVGGVAANVASAAARLGRDTGIVSRVGEDAAGDTVLADLRERGVDTDRVRRGPEESTYSLVFRADGERMVVTGGESCAALALAEGDRPYLRDAGVVAATAYVPERAADPLVAMAEADEVTLAFDLSGPLAELADRAMTPATIDRAVGACDLFLAGEVALAAYLDHHGADDPVAFLRERGVERAALTRGADGATLLTPDGTLEIDAFDVEVTDATGAGDAFLAALADAWLLDGNSPEEAGRFAAAVAACNCRGDGARGGLPTREEALALLR, from the coding sequence ATGGCTGACGCCCCCGAACTCGTCACCGTCGGCGGCGCGATGGTGGACCGCTACTACACGCTGTCGAACCTCCCCGAACCCGACGGCGGGTCGTACGTCCGCGAGCGCCGCGACGGGGTGGGCGGCGTCGCGGCCAACGTCGCCAGCGCCGCGGCGCGGCTCGGCCGCGACACGGGCATCGTCTCGCGCGTCGGCGAGGACGCGGCCGGCGACACCGTGCTCGCGGACCTCCGGGAGCGCGGCGTCGATACCGACCGGGTCCGCCGCGGCCCCGAGGAGTCGACCTACTCGCTCGTCTTCCGGGCGGACGGCGAGCGGATGGTCGTCACCGGCGGCGAGTCGTGTGCCGCGCTCGCGCTCGCCGAGGGCGATCGGCCCTACCTGCGCGACGCGGGCGTCGTCGCGGCCACCGCCTACGTCCCCGAGCGTGCCGCCGACCCGCTCGTGGCGATGGCCGAAGCCGACGAGGTGACGCTCGCCTTCGACCTCTCGGGGCCCCTCGCGGAGCTGGCGGACCGGGCGATGACGCCCGCCACCATCGACCGGGCCGTCGGGGCCTGCGACCTCTTCCTCGCGGGCGAGGTGGCGCTCGCGGCCTACCTCGACCACCACGGCGCGGACGACCCCGTCGCCTTCCTCCGGGAGCGGGGCGTCGAGCGCGCCGCGCTCACCCGCGGGGCCGACGGCGCGACCCTGCTCACGCCGGACGGAACGCTCGAAATCGACGCGTTCGACGTCGAGGTCACGGACGCGACCGGCGCGGGCGACGCCTTCCTCGCCGCGCTCGCGGACGCGTGGCTCCTCGACGGGAACTCGCCCGAGGAAGCGGGCCGCTTCGCCGCCGCGGTCGCGGCCTGCAACTGCCGCGGCGACGGCGCGCGCGGCGGCCTCCCGACGCGCGAGGAGGCACTCGCGCTCCTCCGCTAG
- a CDS encoding O-acetylhomoserine aminocarboxypropyltransferase/cysteine synthase family protein produces the protein MSNRDLGFHTRCLHAGHDPDPATGAVAPPIYQTTSYEFADADTAADLYALKGDDHVYSRISNPTTGTLERRLADLHGGTGACATSSGMAALDAATLVLADVGDNVVSASSIYGGTHAYLSYTARRRGVEARFVDTLDPEAYAAVIDEDTAYVHLETVGNPSLVTPPIEDIADVAHEHGVPLLVDNTFATPALCRPFDHGADLVWESTTKWIHGSGTTVGGVLVDGGSFPWGDYPEKYPEVTANPAFDGLDFTERFGDRAFEAAARQRGLRSLGDQQSPFDAWATLQGVETLGLRMGRHCENARAVAEWLAGNPDVAWVNYPGLADHETHDLAGEYLDGYGGMVTFGLTDGFEGGKRVCEEVEVATFLANIGDARTVVIHPASTTHAQLSEEEQRASGVTPDLVRLSVGLEDPEDIVADLDGAISA, from the coding sequence ATGAGCAATCGGGACCTCGGCTTCCACACGCGGTGTCTCCACGCCGGGCACGACCCGGACCCCGCGACGGGGGCGGTCGCGCCGCCAATCTACCAGACCACCTCCTACGAGTTCGCGGACGCCGACACGGCCGCGGACCTGTACGCGCTGAAGGGCGACGACCACGTTTACTCGCGCATCTCGAACCCGACCACGGGGACGCTCGAACGGCGCCTCGCCGACCTCCACGGCGGGACGGGCGCGTGTGCCACCTCGTCGGGGATGGCGGCGCTCGACGCCGCGACGCTGGTGCTCGCGGACGTGGGCGACAACGTGGTCTCGGCGTCCTCCATCTACGGGGGGACGCACGCGTACCTGAGCTACACCGCGCGCCGCCGGGGGGTCGAGGCGCGGTTCGTGGACACGCTCGACCCCGAGGCGTACGCCGCGGTCATCGACGAGGACACGGCGTACGTCCACCTCGAAACCGTCGGGAACCCGTCGCTGGTGACGCCCCCGATAGAGGACATCGCCGACGTGGCTCACGAGCACGGCGTCCCGCTGCTCGTGGACAACACGTTCGCGACGCCGGCGCTGTGCCGGCCGTTCGACCACGGCGCGGACCTCGTCTGGGAGTCCACGACGAAGTGGATACACGGCTCCGGGACGACGGTCGGCGGCGTCCTCGTGGACGGCGGCTCGTTCCCGTGGGGCGATTACCCGGAGAAGTACCCCGAGGTGACGGCGAACCCGGCGTTCGACGGGCTGGACTTCACGGAGCGGTTCGGGGACCGGGCGTTCGAGGCGGCCGCCCGCCAGCGGGGCCTCCGCTCGCTGGGCGACCAGCAGAGCCCCTTCGACGCGTGGGCGACGCTCCAGGGAGTCGAGACGCTCGGCCTGCGGATGGGCCGCCACTGCGAGAACGCCCGCGCCGTCGCGGAGTGGTTGGCCGGGAACCCCGACGTGGCGTGGGTGAACTACCCCGGCCTTGCGGACCACGAGACGCACGACCTCGCGGGGGAGTACCTCGACGGGTACGGCGGGATGGTAACTTTCGGGCTGACGGACGGCTTCGAGGGCGGCAAGCGCGTCTGCGAGGAGGTGGAGGTGGCGACGTTCCTCGCCAACATCGGGGACGCGCGCACGGTCGTCATCCACCCGGCGAGCACGACCCACGCCCAACTGTCGGAGGAGGAACAGCGCGCCTCCGGCGTCACGCCCGACCTCGTCCGACTGTCGGTGGGACTGGAGGACCCGGAGGACATCGTCGCGGACCTCGACGGGGCGATCTCGGCATGA
- a CDS encoding sulfatase, whose product MTPAPDRNVLFVVMDTVRKDHLTPYGYERPTTPALESFAEEATVYEQAVSPAPWTLPVHASMFTGRYPSEHGASQEQPYLDESVGTLAEAMRAAGYDTACYSSNAWITPYTRLTAGFDEQDNFFEVMPGEFLSGTLADLWQKVNDNDRMRAIANRLVELGNDVHEYFAGAEGADSKTPEVIDNTVAFTEEADEWFAFVNLMDAHLPVYPPEEYREEFAPGVDPDEVCQNSKEYNSGARDISEGEFDDIRGLYDAEIRHIDAELERLFDHLKATDQWEDTLVVVCADHGELHGEHGLYGHEFGIYDPLVNVPLLVKAPGTEPSRSDVQVEMQDLYHTVLDFAGVEATETGEPVDTARSLLSADYRDFADGEYAFVEYHRPVVELKQLETKAAEAGIDLDEDSRFYSRMRAARRPDGKYVRNERIDDEAYRLDRDPDETENLAGADDEVLAEVEATLREFEARVGETWDDDYDPDADVLGDMDGATKDRLQDLGYLE is encoded by the coding sequence ATGACACCGGCCCCGGACCGGAACGTCCTCTTCGTCGTGATGGACACGGTCCGCAAGGACCACCTCACGCCGTACGGGTACGAGCGGCCCACCACGCCGGCGCTCGAATCGTTCGCCGAGGAGGCGACGGTGTACGAGCAGGCCGTCTCGCCCGCGCCGTGGACGCTCCCCGTCCACGCCTCGATGTTCACCGGCCGCTACCCGAGCGAGCACGGCGCGAGCCAGGAACAGCCGTACCTCGACGAGTCGGTCGGCACGCTCGCGGAGGCGATGCGCGCGGCCGGCTACGACACCGCGTGCTACTCCTCGAACGCGTGGATAACGCCGTACACCCGACTCACGGCGGGGTTCGACGAGCAGGACAACTTCTTCGAGGTGATGCCCGGCGAGTTCCTCTCCGGAACGCTCGCTGATCTCTGGCAGAAGGTCAACGACAACGACCGGATGCGCGCGATAGCGAACCGCCTCGTGGAGCTGGGCAACGACGTCCACGAGTACTTCGCCGGGGCGGAGGGCGCGGACTCGAAGACGCCCGAGGTCATCGACAACACGGTCGCGTTCACCGAGGAGGCCGACGAGTGGTTCGCGTTCGTGAACCTGATGGACGCCCACCTCCCGGTGTATCCGCCCGAGGAGTACCGCGAGGAGTTCGCGCCCGGGGTGGACCCGGACGAGGTGTGTCAGAACTCGAAGGAGTACAACTCCGGGGCGCGCGACATCTCCGAGGGAGAGTTCGACGACATTCGGGGGCTGTACGACGCCGAGATACGCCACATCGACGCGGAGCTCGAACGGCTGTTCGACCACCTGAAGGCGACCGACCAGTGGGAGGACACCCTCGTCGTCGTCTGTGCCGACCACGGCGAGCTCCACGGCGAACACGGGCTGTACGGCCACGAGTTCGGCATCTACGACCCGCTCGTCAACGTCCCCCTGCTCGTGAAGGCGCCCGGCACGGAGCCGAGCCGGTCGGACGTGCAGGTGGAGATGCAGGACCTCTACCACACGGTGCTCGACTTCGCGGGCGTCGAGGCCACGGAGACCGGCGAACCCGTCGATACCGCGCGCTCGCTCCTCTCCGCGGACTACCGCGACTTCGCCGACGGCGAGTACGCCTTCGTGGAGTACCACCGGCCCGTGGTCGAACTCAAACAGCTGGAGACGAAGGCCGCGGAGGCCGGCATCGACCTCGACGAGGACTCGCGGTTCTACTCGCGGATGCGGGCCGCGCGCCGCCCCGACGGGAAGTACGTCCGCAACGAGCGCATCGACGACGAGGCGTACCGGCTGGACCGCGACCCCGACGAAACCGAGAACCTCGCGGGCGCGGACGACGAGGTGCTCGCCGAGGTGGAGGCCACGCTTCGGGAGTTCGAGGCGCGCGTCGGCGAGACGTGGGACGACGACTACGACCCGGACGCGGACGTGCTCGGCGACATGGACGGGGCGACCAAGGACCGGCTGCAGGACCTCGGCTACCTGGAGTAG
- the metX gene encoding homoserine O-acetyltransferase MetX, with the protein MTELSLGEFEFDCGESVPDLTVAYEEYGEFTGDNAVLVCHALTGSQHVAGRRRRGDTAGQAAAWWDDIVGPGKAIDTNEYYVVCANVPGSCYGSSGPPSEAPDGEPWGTRFPAVTVGDWTRAQRRLLDELGVPNLHAVVGGSVGGMNALDWAKQHPDGVERVVAVATGARLDAQCLALEAIARRAITTDPDWDGGDYYPGDGPVQGLALARQVGHVMYLSKSSMEKKFGRRSAGMDAARDAFELDPAAGFFPYREVESYLDYNGERFAERFDANSYLYLTRAMDSYDLAGGYDSDADALAAFDGEALVLSFTGDWHFTVEQGEALAEAVREGAGRVAHHVVESDHGHDAFLVEPESVGPPLDDFLADGVRGRAVSDTVEEADTGDDFAPVHTSLFSR; encoded by the coding sequence ATGACGGAACTGTCGCTCGGCGAGTTCGAGTTCGACTGCGGGGAGTCGGTGCCCGACCTCACCGTCGCCTACGAGGAGTACGGGGAGTTCACCGGGGACAACGCCGTCCTCGTCTGTCACGCGCTCACCGGCTCCCAGCACGTCGCCGGGCGTCGCCGCCGGGGCGACACCGCGGGGCAGGCCGCGGCGTGGTGGGACGACATCGTCGGCCCGGGCAAGGCCATCGACACGAACGAGTACTACGTCGTCTGCGCGAACGTGCCGGGGTCGTGTTACGGCTCGTCGGGCCCGCCGTCGGAGGCCCCCGACGGGGAGCCGTGGGGGACCCGCTTCCCGGCGGTGACCGTCGGCGACTGGACGCGCGCGCAGCGCCGCCTGCTCGACGAACTCGGCGTTCCGAACCTCCACGCCGTCGTCGGGGGGAGCGTCGGCGGGATGAACGCGCTCGACTGGGCGAAACAGCACCCGGACGGCGTCGAGCGGGTCGTCGCCGTCGCCACCGGGGCGCGGCTGGACGCGCAGTGTCTCGCGCTCGAAGCCATCGCGCGGCGGGCCATCACCACCGACCCCGACTGGGACGGCGGCGACTACTACCCCGGCGACGGGCCGGTGCAGGGGCTCGCGCTCGCCCGGCAGGTCGGCCACGTGATGTACCTCTCGAAGTCCTCGATGGAGAAGAAGTTCGGCCGGCGCTCCGCGGGCATGGACGCCGCGCGCGACGCGTTCGAACTCGACCCCGCGGCGGGCTTCTTCCCGTACCGCGAGGTCGAGTCGTACCTCGACTACAACGGCGAGCGGTTCGCGGAGCGGTTCGACGCGAACTCCTACCTCTACCTGACGCGGGCGATGGACAGCTACGACCTCGCGGGCGGCTACGACTCGGACGCGGACGCGCTCGCGGCGTTCGACGGCGAGGCGCTCGTCCTCTCCTTCACCGGCGACTGGCACTTCACCGTCGAGCAGGGGGAGGCGCTCGCCGAGGCGGTCCGCGAGGGTGCGGGCCGCGTCGCCCACCACGTCGTGGAGTCGGACCACGGCCACGACGCCTTCCTCGTCGAACCGGAGTCGGTCGGCCCGCCGCTCGACGACTTCCTCGCCGACGGCGTCCGGGGCCGGGCCGTCTCCGACACCGTCGAGGAGGCGGACACGGGCGACGACTTCGCGCCCGTCCACACCAGCCTCTTCTCGCGGTAG